From the Paraflavitalea soli genome, the window TCTTCAGCGCCATGACTGGGATTACCATCTACATCCAGTATTTTCTTCTCACCATAGGGACGCTTGCCGATAAGGGCTTCCACATCACTCTGGAATAATACTTCTTTACTTAACAAAGCCTCTGCCAGTTTTTCCACCTGTGCTTTCTTTTCCAGCAACAAGGCCTTGGTTTTACCGTAAGCTTCTTCAATCAGCTTCCTTACTTCATCATCGATCAGGCGGGATGTCTCTTCAGAATAAGGTTTCGTGAAGGAGTTTTCCGCAGCAGGATCATAAAAGCTTACGTTACCTACTTTGTCATTCATACCGTACACCGTGATCATCGAATAAGCGATCCGGGTGATCTGCTGCAGGTCATTCTGTGCACCGGTAGATATCTTGCCAAAGAAAATGTCTTCGCTGGCCCGACCGCCCAATGTCATACAGATCTGATCTGTCAGTTGGTCCGTATTGTACAGGTATTGTTCTTTCGGTGTGTATTGTGCATAGCCCAGTGCAGCCACCCCTCTCGGTACGATGGTCACTTTCAGCAGCGGATAGGCATGCTCCAGGAACCATCCGCAGATAGCATGACCTGCTTCGTGGTAGGCAATGATCTTTTTCTCATCAGGAGAAATGATCTTATTCTTCTTTTCCAGACCACCAATTACCCTGTCTACTGCATCCTGGAAATCTTCCATTTCCACCGATTGCTTGCCTTTACGGGCGGCTATCAGGGCAGCTTCGTTACAGATATTGGCAATATCAGCACCCGCAAATCCGGGGGTCTGCTCAGCCAGTTTATAGATATCTACTTTTTCAGAGATCTTGATCGGCTTCAGATGCACTTTAAAGATATGTTCACGGCCTTTCAGATCGGGCTTATCGATCGATATCTGACGATCAAAACGACCGGGGCGCAACAGCGCCGAATCCAGTACATCCGGACGGTTGGTGGCTGCCAGTACAATGATACCGCTCTCACCGCTGAAACCATCCATTTCCACCAGCAACTGGTTGAGCGTGCTTTCACGCTCGTCATTGCTCATCATGGCATTTTTACCACGTGCACGGCCAATGGCGTCAATTTCATCGATGAATATGATACAGGGTGCTTTTTCACGGGCCTGTTTGAACAGGTCCCTTACACGGCTGGCGCCCACCCCTACAAACAATTCTACGAAATCAGAACCACTCATGGAGAAGAAAGGAACCTGCGCTTCACCGGCCATAGCTTTGGCCAGCAAGGTTTTACCAGTACCCGGAGGGCCTACCAGTAAGGCTCCCTTGGGTATCTTACCACCCAGTGCAGTATACTTTTTGGGATTCTTTAAGAAGTCTACGATCTCCATCACTTCTACTTTCGCCTCATCAAGTCCTGCTACATCAGAGAAGTTGATATTGACCTTGGTGCCTTTATCAAATAAAGTAGCTCTTGATTTACCAATGTTGAAGATACCACCCGGACCGCTGCTGCCGCCAGCACCGCCGCCCATCTTACGCATCAGCATTACCCAGATAAGGATAATAACCACCAGCGGAAGCAGGAACTGGATAATGGAGGTAAACCATTCGCCTTCCTGGGCAGGTTTATTAGGAACTTCTTTAATAGTAGGGTGATCCTTATACCAGGTATTCAACTCTTTCTTGAATTCTTCGGCTTTAATAACGCGAAATTCAAAGTGAGGGCCTTTTTCAGATACACCAGGCCATTTTTTAGATAACTGGTCCTTGTATTTCTGATAACCTCCCTGTGTGAGCGTGATCCGGATAAGATTCTTATTGGTGATCGTGGTCAACTTATCAATATCGCCTTTCTCCAGCATCTGGTAAAACTCCAGTTCATCGATCTCTTTGGCATCAGGGGCAAAAGAACCGAATAACTGAAAGGCTACCAGTACAGCAAATATGATTGCCCAAACCCAGTAGATATTGAATTTCGGGCCTTTACGTTGGCCATTGTCTTCACCGCGTGGGCGTAGGCGGGGGAAACCGCGTTCATTCTGTCTTGACTCGTCCTGTGACATATTGTACTTACTTCAGCTTGTTTTTCTAATTAAGGATTATAGCGATGAAATTGTTCGAAAAAACCTGTTGAAATGGCAGATTTAGAACAGCTCCCGGTACACAATATCAAACATCCGGCCCTAAGAATCAAATTATTTATGTTCTTCAGTCTCGGCGTCACTCCACATTTCTTCTAATTTGTAGAATTTGCGGGTCTCCGGCAACATGATATGTACCACTACATTAACGTAGTCTACCAACACCCATTGTGCTCCCTGATGTCCTTCATGGTGGTAAGGCGCCTCTTTGGCAGCGTCCCGCACATGATCTTCCACAAAACTGGCAATGGCTTTTACCTGCGTGGTGCTGTCTGCCTCACAGACAATAAAAAAATCAGCAATAGCTTCGGGAATTTTCCGGAGATCGAGCGAGGTGATATTACTACCTTTTTTCTCCTGGATAGCGTGGATGATAGCTTTGAAGATCTTAGAGTTTTTAGTTAACCTGGCTACACTATTTCGCTTACGACGGGTAGCTAACATTGACAATTGTTCCAATAATCTAAACGTTTTAAATGGTCAAATTGATATCCTGAATAGCGGAAAGGCTGCTTTCTTTTGGATGCTGTATCCCGCTTACCTGCTGCGCTATTCTAATCTTCCATTAATAACACCACAGTAGCTTAAACGTTCAACAGTAATATCTATTTTCGTACAATTCAAAAATAGTAATCTTTTGCCACATCCCACTATCGGCCAACGGCTTATTATATTGCCGTCTGTAGACAGCACCAACAACTATGCCATGGGCCAGGCAACTGCCGGGAATGCCGGTCACGGAACGGTGTATTTTGCCCTGGAACAGACTGCCGGCAAGGGTCAGCGCGGTAAAACCTGGGTCACCACCATCGGCGAAAACATCATGATGAGCGTGGTAATTGACCCCCACCCCTTGAAAACCAGCCAACAATTCCTCCTTTCTGCAGCTATTGCCCTCGGTTGTTATGATTTCTTTAAAAATTATGCCGGGGAGGAAACCCGTATCAAATGGCCCAATGATATTTACTGGCGTGACAGAAAGGCAGGGGGAATTTTGATAGAATCAAGGGTGGGAAGCGAGGACTGGCAATGGTCCATCGCCGGCATGGGTATCAACATCAACCAAACACAGTTTGCATCCCAGGCCCTCCGGCCCGTTTCTCTGAAGCAAATAACAGGTAAAACCTACGATATCAATGCATTGGCCAGGGAGCTCTGTACCTCCCTCGAAAACCGCTACCAGGCCATCCGGCATCCCGCACAGCTATTGGCCAATTACGAGCAGGCCTTGTACAAATTACACCAGACTGTAAAACTGAAAAAAGCATCCGGCGTTTTCGAGACCACCATTCAAGGCGTCACCCCTTCCGGGCAATTGATCACCCGCGATACCCTGGAACGACACTTCGATGTAGGCGAAGTAGAATGGGTGATCAGGGATTGATAATTGCTAATTTAACTACCCAGGTGCAACGTTTAATTTGACCTTCGTCTCATGAAGACATGAAAACAACTGCTGCCTTGTTTTTCCTGGCTCTGTTCTTATCCGCTTGTGATACGAATATTAATTCCCCGGATTCCCCTGAAGAAATAAAGGCTTACGTACCAGTATACGCTACCACTTCCCTACTGAACGATGTCACAATTGCACCCGTACGCCCTACCCAAAAAGCAGGTAAGATCTATACCTATGGAAACTATATTTTCCAAAATGAAATGAACGAGGGCATACACATTATCGACAAGTCGCAGGCCCAACCCAGGAAAATTGCCTTCCTAAAGATCCCCTATAGCACCGAAATAGCTGTAAAAGGCAATTACCTATACACCAATAGCGTCAGCGATATGCTGGTGATCGACATTACCAATCCCCAGCAGCCAACCGTAGTAAAAAGAATTAAAGATGCATTTCCTGCTATTGATCAGGAACACCCCCCTTTTTCCAATGTGTATTTTGAATGCGTCGATCCTTCAAAAGGTATTGTAGTCGATTGGGCACTGAAGACCATAAAGAGACCCAATTGCAGGCGTTAACCCCTTAAATCAACAACTTGAGAAAGCATATTATATACACCATCGTTCTGATAACCGTTTGCCTGGCCTCCCTGCAATGCACAAAAGATACCGCCAAAGCCTTTACCCCTGGCACCGGCCAGGGTGGTTCTTTAGCCCGCTTTGCCATTGCCGGCAATTACCTGTATACAGTAGACAAAGAAAAACTACGTGTATTCAATATTAGCAACGCCGCCGAGCCAATTTTGAAAACCACCGTTAACATCGGCTTTGAAATTGAGACCATCTACCCCTTCAAAGACAAACTATTCATTGGCTCCACCAGCGTGGTGTATATTTTCTCTATCGAAAATCCCGAGCAGCCTCAAAAATTAAGTACCGCTATCTCACCTGAAGTCATAAGACGTTGCGATCCCGTGGTAGCAAAAGACAACGTGGCATTTGCCACCCTGCGTACCAGCGGGCCATGTGGAGGAACTCAAAGCATATTAGCCGTCTACGACATCACAGATATTACCAAACCGGTTCAAAAAGCCACCTATCCCATTGCCGAACCTTATGGCCTGGGCTATGCCGAGGATGCCCTCTATGTTTGCGACAAGGACAGTTTAATGGTATTTGATATTTCAAAACCCTTTCAACCAAAATTTATAACCAGTGTGAAAGATGGCTCCTTTGTAGATGTTATACCGGCCTCCAATACACTCATCTGTTGGGTGAAAAATGGCATCATCTTATATGATATTTCTAACCCATTCACCCCTCAGCTCATTACAAAGATCAATTAATGCCCCCGAAAACCATTGTCCTTTCGTTCATCCTGCTTTGTTGGATAGGTAATACTTTTGCCCGGCAACGGAATACTGTTATCCTCCCCAAAGGCACCCTCTTTTTACGGATCAACCCATTGGGCCTGATTGACCCCATAGATCAAAATATCTCAACAGGAGCAGAATACAGGTTCCATCAAAAATGGTCGGCAGCAGTAGACGCCGCCTGGATCTTTCATTCCAGTAATTTGCAAAACCAGCAATCCTCCAATGGTTTTATTGTAAGGCCCGCAGTGAGAAAATATTTTAGCCGGCAATTAAATCATTATGTAGAAGCAGAGTTCCATTATAAATATCTAGCCAGCCCCATGGAGGACTGGGTAGGCAGAAATGTAGTAAATGGCATACCAGCCTATGAAGAATATAGAAAATTCAGGTATATCAAAGAAGTAGCCGGATTACAGGTCAAACTAGGCGTACAGGAATGCCTCGTACAAAAGAAATGGCTTTGGATAGAACTCTATGTAGGATTTGGAGTAAGAAAAAAATGGCAGCGTGCACAGCTGCCACCCGGTTCTTCTTATACCTTTCTGCGACGGATGTTCAATGAAGATCCCAATCAAAGCAATACCATTTTCCCTGCCTTTCCAGGTGGAGTAAGGCTTTTATTCAAAATAAAGTGAAAACGGAACTCCTTTAATTACTTCTTCTTTTTGATCGTAAACACCCTCGACAGATTAAACCCAAACCTGATCTCACCTTTCCAGAAATCATCTGTCGTAGTCGTTAGGAAAGCCCTTTCATTCATCCCTGTAGCATTCGTAAAATGCAACTGGAATACGTGTCCTCCTGTTTCAATGTCAAAGCCCATCGCCAGCGGGTCTTTCGTTCCCGGCTGGCGGCCAGCCAGAACAGGCGTATAATCCACTACAAAGGCCGTACGCCTGGTAAGTTTGATCCTGCCTCCTACACCCAGGGCCCAGGTATTGTTGTCATCAGTAGCATTCGGTACCAGGTTGCGGTGCAGGAAAATGGGATTCAACTGCAGGCTGAAAGCCTCGCTGAACTTGCGGCCTATAATCACTTCCTGCCAGAAAGCCAGGCGATGTTGAAATTTGTATACATCCTTCGGTTCAGGAAATTCCTGC encodes:
- a CDS encoding biotin--[acetyl-CoA-carboxylase] ligase, whose amino-acid sequence is MPHPTIGQRLIILPSVDSTNNYAMGQATAGNAGHGTVYFALEQTAGKGQRGKTWVTTIGENIMMSVVIDPHPLKTSQQFLLSAAIALGCYDFFKNYAGEETRIKWPNDIYWRDRKAGGILIESRVGSEDWQWSIAGMGININQTQFASQALRPVSLKQITGKTYDINALARELCTSLENRYQAIRHPAQLLANYEQALYKLHQTVKLKKASGVFETTIQGVTPSGQLITRDTLERHFDVGEVEWVIRD
- a CDS encoding LVIVD repeat-containing protein; this translates as MKTTAALFFLALFLSACDTNINSPDSPEEIKAYVPVYATTSLLNDVTIAPVRPTQKAGKIYTYGNYIFQNEMNEGIHIIDKSQAQPRKIAFLKIPYSTEIAVKGNYLYTNSVSDMLVIDITNPQQPTVVKRIKDAFPAIDQEHPPFSNVYFECVDPSKGIVVDWALKTIKRPNCRR
- a CDS encoding LVIVD repeat-containing protein produces the protein MRKHIIYTIVLITVCLASLQCTKDTAKAFTPGTGQGGSLARFAIAGNYLYTVDKEKLRVFNISNAAEPILKTTVNIGFEIETIYPFKDKLFIGSTSVVYIFSIENPEQPQKLSTAISPEVIRRCDPVVAKDNVAFATLRTSGPCGGTQSILAVYDITDITKPVQKATYPIAEPYGLGYAEDALYVCDKDSLMVFDISKPFQPKFITSVKDGSFVDVIPASNTLICWVKNGIILYDISNPFTPQLITKIN
- a CDS encoding DUF3575 domain-containing protein, whose translation is MPPKTIVLSFILLCWIGNTFARQRNTVILPKGTLFLRINPLGLIDPIDQNISTGAEYRFHQKWSAAVDAAWIFHSSNLQNQQSSNGFIVRPAVRKYFSRQLNHYVEAEFHYKYLASPMEDWVGRNVVNGIPAYEEYRKFRYIKEVAGLQVKLGVQECLVQKKWLWIELYVGFGVRKKWQRAQLPPGSSYTFLRRMFNEDPNQSNTIFPAFPGGVRLLFKIK
- the ftsH gene encoding ATP-dependent zinc metalloprotease FtsH; translated protein: MSQDESRQNERGFPRLRPRGEDNGQRKGPKFNIYWVWAIIFAVLVAFQLFGSFAPDAKEIDELEFYQMLEKGDIDKLTTITNKNLIRITLTQGGYQKYKDQLSKKWPGVSEKGPHFEFRVIKAEEFKKELNTWYKDHPTIKEVPNKPAQEGEWFTSIIQFLLPLVVIILIWVMLMRKMGGGAGGSSGPGGIFNIGKSRATLFDKGTKVNINFSDVAGLDEAKVEVMEIVDFLKNPKKYTALGGKIPKGALLVGPPGTGKTLLAKAMAGEAQVPFFSMSGSDFVELFVGVGASRVRDLFKQAREKAPCIIFIDEIDAIGRARGKNAMMSNDERESTLNQLLVEMDGFSGESGIIVLAATNRPDVLDSALLRPGRFDRQISIDKPDLKGREHIFKVHLKPIKISEKVDIYKLAEQTPGFAGADIANICNEAALIAARKGKQSVEMEDFQDAVDRVIGGLEKKNKIISPDEKKIIAYHEAGHAICGWFLEHAYPLLKVTIVPRGVAALGYAQYTPKEQYLYNTDQLTDQICMTLGGRASEDIFFGKISTGAQNDLQQITRIAYSMITVYGMNDKVGNVSFYDPAAENSFTKPYSEETSRLIDDEVRKLIEEAYGKTKALLLEKKAQVEKLAEALLSKEVLFQSDVEALIGKRPYGEKKILDVDGNPSHGAEESSISEGVPPYDSNVTNHPAT
- the rsfS gene encoding ribosome silencing factor is translated as MLATRRKRNSVARLTKNSKIFKAIIHAIQEKKGSNITSLDLRKIPEAIADFFIVCEADSTTQVKAIASFVEDHVRDAAKEAPYHHEGHQGAQWVLVDYVNVVVHIMLPETRKFYKLEEMWSDAETEEHK
- a CDS encoding DUF5777 family beta-barrel protein, with product MKRILYSSLSGMALLLSTTCLYAQDQDLLKELGTDSVKKEYVKNAFKSSRVIHSHSMEFIGKGVLDVRILHRFGTVNHGVKDLFGLDEANMRFGFDYGLGKNLTVGIGRSNVNKELDGFVKYRPVQQSTGPGSIPFSVVLITGMSVRTQEFPEPKDVYKFQHRLAFWQEVIIGRKFSEAFSLQLNPIFLHRNLVPNATDDNNTWALGVGGRIKLTRRTAFVVDYTPVLAGRQPGTKDPLAMGFDIETGGHVFQLHFTNATGMNERAFLTTTTDDFWKGEIRFGFNLSRVFTIKKKK